One Alnus glutinosa chromosome 13, dhAlnGlut1.1, whole genome shotgun sequence genomic window, aCCATcaagtgttcataaaaaaataagatgacttttaaaatcacaatttgatcaaaatcattatttgatcaattacacgctcaatggtgattttaaaagccacctcattttttaatggacacttttttttttttgaaatcttttttacggacacttaatgtatatgcagaattactcatttttaatggagcatgtgagaattacatgcTAAAATTAAGAACATATATTagtttgaattgaaaaaatttctttcaactttgttactattttataatgagtaattctacatgtcatataaatgtccaTTAAATAATGAGGtggattttaaaatcacaatttgatcaatcacacgcctaatggtgattttaaaagctacttcATTATTTGATAGACACTTAATAGACATTTATATgtcatttagaattactcttttataatttttttttaaacatgaaTACAAGGTATATTTCACAATTTTCACTCTTGCAAACCCCTCTTTTTCACCGAGTCTAGCTTGCCTCCactgaaaaaattaattattaaagattgttctataaaaaaataaacggtgaaaattatttttaattaaaaataattgaaattctcCTCCAATCATTTCATCTGGATAGTTTATTTTTTCACAGAACATATCCACTAATTGTTTTACGTTTATGTCTCCAATGCAAATTTCTCTGTTGGCCCATATAAAAATTCTCCTCCTAAAGGAAGaactataaaaaattgttaatgatGTAGCAGTAGGCTATAAAAGCAGCTACATCAATTACGTTCACCCAAAAAAACCAAATCTACCGGCAAATAAAATCTACACAACCAAAGTTTCTCAACAGTACTAGCAAAGAAAACTTCCTCTGTTGCAATACACCAAACATTAGCACCCTTCAATTGCAACAAAAAAGCTGATaccaaaacacaacaaaattgaaagaaatttttaaagGAATTTGACTTCATaaagcgatttgtaaattaagccaaccacggggatctctgaattaattttaataccaaagagagcaatttgtaatttaagccaaccacagggaccaatgatATAATTTTCCCAAACTAGATACTCATTTTAGctagagatatgttatttgcataaCTCTTACATAACAATGCACAATAATGCTGATgtgttcaacattttttttttaaaaaaataaaaataaaaatgctggcacatcaacattgttgtgcaaaattgttgtgcagctaacatatctcttttagctAACAACAAAAACAGCACCAATAGGTAAATCTAATAGTTTTTAGTTATTGTGAATGTGAAAATGAAATGTCAAGATGCACAGAGAAGAAGAGATCTTGCatcatgattatttttttttagattacaAAAGGGCACAGGAGAAAGGGAcgaattaaaattaaagaaacaaacacATAAAAATGACTGAGCAACTCAACAATAAGTTTTGAAACGTTTGGGGtcataaaaaaatgcaaaagaatcatttctcaaagaaaattttagtgGATCACTGTGGTGGTTGAGATTGGGGTTTTCCCATTAATTTTAGTGGATCACTAGCTAAAGCGTACAGTGTGTCAAATTTTCCAACAAAAGCTTGACTAGCTAACTAGCCAATAGAATTTCGCCAGGACACAATGGCATGCAGGACCTACGCACCTTCCTAGAAGGCCAAAACCATCTCAAGCTCACCCTATATAAACCCCTACGCATCTCCCTCACAAACCACAAGAGCTTACCACAATATCTCTCTCTTCACAAAATGAATCTCTCCAAAAATCTatacattttcttcttcatttttattgCTCTCTTCTTCGGTCTTTCCCATGAAGCTAGATTTGACATTACCAACAACTGTCCCTTCACAGTTTGGGCCGGGGCGGTACCCGGTGGCGGCAGGCAGCTCAACCGAGGTCAAACATGGAGCCTTAATGTTAATGCTGGCACTACACAGGCTCGCATTTGGCCTCGAACAGGGTGCAATTTCGATGGTTCTGGGCGTGGCAGATGCCAGACCGGTGACTGCGGCGGGCTTCTCCAATGCCAAGGCTATGGTGCAGCCCCAAACACTCTTGCTGAATTTGCACTAAACCAATATAACAACTTGGACTTCTTCGACATCTCTCTTGTTGATGGGTTTAATGTTGCTATGGATTTTAGCCCCACGTCTAATGGGTGCACCCGTGGTATAAGATGTACTGCTGATATCAACGGACAGTGCCCCAATCAGTTGAAGGCCCCTG contains:
- the LOC133854777 gene encoding thaumatin-like protein; the protein is MNLSKNLYIFFFIFIALFFGLSHEARFDITNNCPFTVWAGAVPGGGRQLNRGQTWSLNVNAGTTQARIWPRTGCNFDGSGRGRCQTGDCGGLLQCQGYGAAPNTLAEFALNQYNNLDFFDISLVDGFNVAMDFSPTSNGCTRGIRCTADINGQCPNQLKAPGGCNNPCTIFRTDQYCCNSGNCAPTDFSRFFKARCPDAYSYPKDDQTSTFTCPGGTNYKVVFCP